One part of the Anaeromyxobacter sp. Fw109-5 genome encodes these proteins:
- a CDS encoding DUF3592 domain-containing protein — protein sequence MPKWFAIALCGLGALLLAIAVRQSSRGRESRHWTRTLGRVVESRVDLLNEADEQRARRWRFVIRYAYEARGRTRASGQVWVGSGGAAFDDEAGARAWVERYPVGREVPVWFDPADPDRAVLVTGAPRGQVAVLVVAGLALVGVGIFALAR from the coding sequence ATGCCGAAGTGGTTCGCGATCGCGCTCTGCGGCCTCGGCGCGCTCCTCCTCGCGATCGCGGTGCGCCAGTCGAGCCGCGGGCGCGAGTCGCGCCACTGGACGCGCACCCTCGGGCGCGTGGTCGAGTCGCGGGTGGACCTGCTGAACGAGGCGGACGAGCAGCGCGCGCGGCGGTGGAGGTTCGTGATCCGCTACGCGTACGAGGCGCGCGGGCGGACCCGAGCGTCGGGGCAGGTCTGGGTCGGCTCCGGCGGCGCCGCGTTCGACGACGAGGCCGGGGCGCGCGCGTGGGTGGAGCGGTATCCCGTGGGGCGAGAGGTGCCGGTCTGGTTCGATCCGGCCGACCCGGACCGCGCGGTGCTCGTGACGGGCGCGCCGCGCGGGCAGGTCGCCGTGCTGGTCGTGGCGGGGCTCGCGCTGGTGGGGGTCGGGATCTTCGCGCTGGCGCGGTGA
- the fadI gene encoding acetyl-CoA C-acyltransferase FadI, translating into MSMYGSVPPGRRAAVVAGLRTPFVKAGTDFKDLSAVELGALVVNELLARSGIPPKEFDSVVFGQVIPSPTVTLIGREMVLRTQLPRSVQAHTVARACATSIQTTTDAADQILLGHSDCAISGGAESLSDAPIFATRTLAQALVEVSRAKTLADRLRILSALRPRDFTPQPPALKEPTTGLTMGESAELMAQKNGISREAQDRVAYESHRRAAAAWESGKFDGEVMHVAVPPRFERVAARDNVVRKETTLEALAALKPVFDRRYGTITAGNASPLTDGAAALVLMSEEKACALGLRPLGFVRSYAYAALDPLDQLLQGPAYAAPVALDRAGLRLADMDLVDMHEAFAAQVLSNLKAFASKDFAENELGRKEPLGEIDPAKLNVNGGSIALGHPFAATGARMILQTLRELERRQGQHALLTVCAAGALGAALVLERE; encoded by the coding sequence ATGAGCATGTACGGTTCCGTTCCACCGGGCCGCAGGGCGGCGGTCGTCGCCGGCCTGCGCACGCCGTTCGTCAAGGCGGGTACCGACTTCAAGGACCTCTCCGCCGTCGAGCTCGGCGCGCTGGTGGTGAACGAGCTCCTCGCCCGCAGCGGCATCCCGCCGAAGGAGTTCGACTCGGTCGTGTTCGGGCAGGTGATCCCGTCCCCGACCGTCACGCTGATCGGCCGCGAGATGGTGCTCCGCACCCAGCTGCCCCGCAGCGTGCAGGCCCACACCGTCGCCCGTGCGTGCGCGACGTCGATCCAGACCACCACCGACGCCGCCGACCAGATCCTGCTCGGCCACTCCGACTGCGCCATCTCCGGGGGCGCCGAGTCGCTCTCGGACGCGCCCATCTTCGCGACCCGCACGCTCGCGCAGGCGCTCGTGGAGGTGTCGCGCGCGAAGACCCTCGCCGATCGCCTACGGATCCTCTCCGCCCTCCGGCCCAGGGACTTCACCCCGCAGCCGCCCGCGCTCAAGGAGCCGACCACCGGGCTCACCATGGGCGAGAGCGCCGAGCTGATGGCGCAGAAGAACGGCATCTCGCGGGAGGCGCAGGACCGCGTGGCGTACGAGAGCCACCGGCGCGCCGCCGCCGCCTGGGAGAGCGGCAAGTTCGACGGCGAGGTGATGCACGTCGCCGTGCCCCCGCGCTTCGAGCGGGTGGCCGCGCGCGACAACGTCGTGCGGAAGGAGACCACCCTCGAGGCGCTCGCGGCGCTCAAGCCGGTCTTCGACCGGAGGTACGGCACGATCACCGCGGGGAACGCCTCCCCGCTCACGGACGGCGCCGCGGCGCTCGTGCTCATGAGCGAGGAGAAGGCCTGCGCCCTCGGGCTCCGGCCGCTCGGCTTCGTGCGCTCCTACGCCTACGCCGCGCTCGATCCCCTCGACCAGCTCCTGCAGGGCCCCGCCTACGCCGCGCCGGTGGCGCTCGACCGCGCCGGGCTCCGCCTCGCCGACATGGACCTCGTCGACATGCACGAGGCCTTCGCGGCGCAGGTGCTCTCGAACCTGAAGGCGTTCGCCTCGAAGGACTTCGCCGAGAACGAGCTCGGGCGCAAGGAGCCGCTCGGCGAGATCGACCCGGCGAAGCTGAACGTGAACGGCGGCTCCATCGCGCTCGGCCACCCGTTCGCGGCGACCGGCGCGCGGATGATCCTGCAGACGCTGCGCGAGCTGGAGCGGCGCCAGGGCCAGCACGCGCTGCTGACGGTGTGCGCGGCGGGCGCCCTCGGGGCGGCGCTCGTCCTCGAGCGCGAGTGA
- a CDS encoding ParB N-terminal domain-containing protein, which translates to MAQKKRPVTKSGRPRARKGVKLTPTELAPPQLALAERPPELEELAGEIEHDGGAVLATYREPLGGHALLFAALPVDKVERTPFQRDVSDAHVRKLTVAMDKTRRYLDPIIVVREKDAWLTPNGGHRLTALKELGARSVLALVVPERQVAYQILALNIEKAHNLREKALEVVRMYRDLAGSVDPKESEMALEFEEPGLVTLGFAYEERPRLSGGAYAPILKKVDGFVDERLSEAVPERERRARAVLELDDAVAEAVARLKERGFDSPYLKAFVVARVNPLRFMKGSAPPFDELFAQMTKRARGMDPSKVRGEDVARSGGQAEATD; encoded by the coding sequence ATGGCCCAGAAGAAGCGCCCGGTGACGAAGAGCGGGCGGCCGCGCGCCCGCAAGGGGGTGAAGCTCACGCCCACCGAGCTGGCCCCGCCGCAGCTCGCGCTGGCGGAGCGCCCGCCGGAGCTGGAGGAGCTCGCCGGCGAGATCGAGCACGACGGCGGGGCGGTGCTCGCCACCTATCGCGAGCCGCTCGGCGGCCACGCCCTGCTCTTCGCGGCCCTGCCGGTCGACAAGGTCGAGCGGACACCGTTCCAGCGCGACGTCTCGGACGCTCACGTCCGCAAGCTCACCGTCGCGATGGACAAGACCCGCCGCTACCTCGATCCCATCATCGTGGTGCGGGAGAAGGACGCCTGGCTCACGCCGAACGGCGGCCACCGCCTCACCGCGCTGAAGGAGCTCGGGGCGCGGAGCGTCCTCGCGCTCGTCGTGCCGGAGCGGCAGGTCGCCTACCAGATCCTCGCCCTCAACATCGAGAAGGCCCACAACCTGCGTGAGAAGGCGCTCGAGGTGGTGCGCATGTACCGCGATCTCGCGGGCTCCGTCGATCCGAAGGAGAGCGAGATGGCGCTCGAGTTCGAGGAGCCCGGGCTCGTGACCCTGGGCTTCGCGTACGAGGAGCGGCCGCGGCTCTCGGGAGGCGCCTACGCTCCCATCCTCAAGAAGGTGGACGGCTTCGTGGACGAGCGGCTCTCCGAGGCAGTGCCCGAGCGCGAGCGTCGCGCCAGGGCGGTGCTGGAGCTCGACGACGCGGTGGCCGAGGCGGTGGCGCGCCTCAAGGAGCGGGGCTTCGACTCGCCCTACCTCAAGGCGTTCGTCGTCGCCCGCGTGAACCCGCTCCGCTTCATGAAGGGGAGCGCCCCGCCGTTCGACGAGCTCTTCGCGCAGATGACGAAGCGGGCGCGCGGGATGGATCCGTCCAAGGTGCGCGGGGAGGACGTGGCGCGCTCCGGCGGCCAGGCGGAGGCGACGGACTGA
- a CDS encoding ferredoxin--NADP reductase, whose product MAHAELNAVLTHRIEVAPGLVILRVAPDGWTYPPFQPGQFAVLGLPPSAPRVALSDPEPPPRDPDRLIRRAYSIASSSLERGPLELFVTLVRSGELTPRLFALSPGDRLWLGPKPAGMFTLRDVPPDRHVVLVGTGTGLAPYMSMLRTELACGGLQRFAVLAGARHSWDLGYSAELITMARLCPNFTYLPTVSRPDAEPAPWGGATGYVQALWTEGALARAWGSRPTPADTHVFLCGNPAMIDDMTLLLEREGFREHAPRQPGEVHVERYW is encoded by the coding sequence GTGGCGCACGCCGAGCTCAACGCCGTCCTGACGCACCGGATCGAGGTCGCGCCCGGCCTCGTCATCCTGCGCGTCGCCCCGGACGGCTGGACGTACCCTCCGTTCCAGCCCGGCCAGTTCGCCGTGCTGGGCCTGCCCCCCAGCGCCCCGCGCGTCGCGCTCTCCGACCCCGAGCCCCCGCCCCGGGATCCCGACCGCCTCATCCGGCGCGCCTACTCCATCGCGTCGTCCTCCCTCGAGCGCGGGCCGCTCGAGCTGTTCGTCACGCTCGTGCGCTCCGGCGAGCTCACGCCGCGGCTGTTCGCGCTCTCCCCCGGCGACCGGCTCTGGCTCGGGCCCAAGCCCGCGGGCATGTTCACCCTGAGAGACGTCCCGCCAGACCGCCACGTGGTGCTCGTCGGGACGGGCACCGGGCTCGCGCCGTACATGAGCATGCTGCGGACCGAGCTCGCCTGCGGCGGCCTGCAGCGCTTCGCCGTGCTCGCGGGCGCGCGCCACTCCTGGGACCTGGGCTACTCGGCGGAGCTCATCACCATGGCGCGGCTCTGCCCGAACTTCACCTACCTGCCGACGGTGAGCCGGCCCGACGCCGAGCCGGCGCCGTGGGGCGGCGCGACGGGATACGTGCAGGCGCTCTGGACGGAAGGGGCGCTCGCGCGCGCCTGGGGCTCGCGGCCGACCCCCGCCGACACCCACGTGTTCCTGTGCGGCAACCCCGCCATGATCGACGACATGACGCTCCTGCTCGAGCGCGAGGGGTTCCGCGAGCACGCGCCGCGGCAGCCTGGGGAGGTGCACGTCGAGCGGTACTGGTGA
- a CDS encoding DUF5714 domain-containing protein, producing MVRIPPDRGLRVFKLFKSSPPPAAAKPEPPSAPCDAGCDGGDLATSSDETPFTGCLVCGEDLVYLPVSAELVCVLCGAAKLGSARCKSGHFACDACHAAPAMDVIEKVCATSDERDPMALALRMLRHAAVKLHGPEHHFLVPAVLVAAYSNVKGEPKKRAERVAEARRRVAPIMGGSCAMLGACGAAVGTGTFVSIVTEATPLKGKERGLANRMTARALTVVGATDAARCCKRDSMLSILAAVKFAREHLRVDLSARGPECEWRPVNKQCGGSACPFHR from the coding sequence ATGGTGAGGATCCCCCCGGATCGAGGACTCCGCGTGTTCAAGCTGTTCAAGTCGAGCCCCCCGCCCGCCGCCGCGAAGCCCGAGCCGCCGTCCGCACCGTGCGACGCCGGCTGCGACGGCGGCGACCTCGCCACCTCCTCCGACGAGACGCCCTTCACCGGCTGTCTCGTGTGCGGCGAGGACCTCGTCTACCTGCCGGTGTCGGCCGAGCTCGTCTGCGTGCTGTGCGGCGCCGCCAAGCTCGGCTCCGCCCGCTGCAAGTCCGGACACTTCGCCTGCGACGCGTGCCACGCCGCGCCCGCGATGGACGTCATCGAGAAGGTCTGCGCGACCTCCGACGAGCGCGACCCGATGGCGCTCGCGCTGCGGATGCTCCGCCACGCCGCCGTGAAGCTGCACGGCCCGGAGCACCACTTCCTCGTCCCGGCGGTCCTCGTCGCCGCCTACTCGAACGTGAAGGGCGAGCCGAAGAAGCGCGCCGAGCGCGTCGCCGAGGCGCGCCGGCGCGTGGCGCCCATCATGGGCGGCTCCTGCGCGATGCTCGGCGCGTGCGGCGCGGCCGTCGGCACGGGCACGTTCGTCTCCATCGTCACCGAGGCGACCCCGCTCAAGGGCAAGGAGCGCGGGCTCGCGAACCGGATGACGGCGCGGGCGCTCACGGTGGTCGGCGCGACCGACGCCGCCCGGTGCTGCAAGCGCGACTCGATGCTCTCGATCCTGGCCGCCGTGAAGTTCGCGCGCGAGCACCTGCGCGTCGACCTCTCGGCGCGCGGGCCCGAGTGCGAGTGGCGGCCGGTGAACAAGCAGTGCGGCGGCTCCGCCTGCCCGTTCCATCGCTAG
- a CDS encoding hemerythrin domain-containing protein — MKRSRALKPLSSEHHQALLLAFQLKKGLAGHSESAGAPKDLPGLLALARRFEEQILRPHCRAEEELLGRYLTEVDMRRLRGEHAELQRLLDEAKGARPGEQRARLAAFADLIERHVRWEERDLFPYAELHVDEAALATIGGELEKRLVLARSEARTARS, encoded by the coding sequence ATGAAGCGGTCGCGGGCGCTGAAGCCTCTGTCGAGCGAGCACCACCAGGCGCTGCTGCTGGCCTTCCAGCTGAAGAAGGGACTCGCGGGCCACTCCGAGTCGGCCGGCGCGCCCAAGGACCTGCCCGGGCTGCTCGCGCTCGCGCGCCGCTTCGAGGAGCAGATCCTCCGGCCGCACTGCCGCGCGGAGGAGGAGCTGCTCGGCAGGTACCTGACCGAGGTGGACATGCGCCGGCTGCGCGGCGAGCACGCGGAGCTGCAGAGGCTGCTCGACGAGGCCAAGGGGGCGCGCCCGGGCGAGCAGCGGGCGCGGCTCGCGGCCTTCGCGGACCTCATCGAGCGGCACGTGCGCTGGGAGGAGCGGGATCTCTTCCCCTACGCCGAGCTGCACGTCGACGAGGCGGCGCTCGCGACCATCGGCGGGGAGCTGGAGAAGCGGCTCGTGCTGGCGCGGTCCGAGGCGAGGACCGCGCGGAGCTGA
- a CDS encoding ABC transporter permease — translation MRRYLTLLGIQLRASTAIAMQYRVDFLVQGGLALFWISWSLVPVLVVYGQRASIAGWTFDEALVVIGWFTVMKGVLEGAVNPSLAAVVEHIRKGTLDFVLLKPADAQFLVSTAKFAPWRSLDVLGGLVIFAVAFHRMGRWPSPGAVLAAVLLLVCATLILYALWILVVSSAFFVVKVDNLSFLLLSIFDAARWPADVFRGVLRFVFTAVIPLALMTTYPARALLGTLAFSHGAFVLLGALAFSAFARIVWLRSIGHYTSASS, via the coding sequence ATGCGCCGCTACCTCACGCTGCTCGGGATCCAGCTCCGCGCCTCGACCGCCATCGCGATGCAGTACCGGGTGGACTTCCTCGTCCAGGGCGGCCTCGCGCTCTTCTGGATCTCGTGGTCGCTCGTCCCCGTCCTGGTGGTCTACGGGCAGCGCGCGTCGATCGCGGGGTGGACGTTCGACGAGGCGCTCGTGGTCATCGGCTGGTTCACCGTGATGAAGGGCGTCCTCGAGGGGGCGGTGAACCCGTCGCTGGCGGCGGTCGTCGAGCACATCCGCAAGGGCACCCTCGACTTCGTGCTGCTCAAGCCCGCCGACGCGCAGTTCCTCGTGTCCACCGCCAAGTTCGCGCCGTGGCGCTCGCTCGACGTCCTGGGCGGCCTCGTCATCTTCGCGGTCGCCTTCCACCGCATGGGGCGCTGGCCCTCGCCCGGCGCGGTCCTCGCCGCCGTCCTGCTGCTCGTCTGCGCGACGCTCATCCTGTACGCGCTCTGGATCCTGGTGGTCTCGTCGGCGTTCTTCGTGGTGAAGGTGGACAACCTGTCGTTCCTGCTGCTCTCCATCTTCGACGCCGCCCGCTGGCCGGCCGACGTGTTCCGCGGCGTGCTGCGGTTCGTGTTCACCGCGGTCATCCCGCTCGCGCTCATGACCACGTACCCGGCGCGCGCCCTCCTCGGCACGCTGGCGTTCTCCCACGGCGCCTTCGTGCTGCTCGGCGCGCTCGCCTTCTCGGCCTTCGCGCGCATCGTCTGGCTGCGCTCCATCGGGCATTACACCTCCGCGTCGTCGTAG
- a CDS encoding ABC-2 family transporter protein translates to MRSTLRAIPTLLRVGLAEAVAYRAEMLVWLLSTTMPLVMLALMSAVAREAPIGRFGQAEFGAYYLAALVVRLNAGAWVIWEVNFEIRQGTLAYRLLRPIHPLVSYACANVGAMPLRLLASIPVVVLALATLGTGRFTQDPLLLALFPLTVIGAWLITFLAMAVIGALAFAIDSSSSVFELWLGLYGVFSGYLVPLELFPRWLEVTAKVSPFRFMLSFPVEMIIGLTPRADALRELAIQWTYVAVLALAARITWRAGLRRFAAFGG, encoded by the coding sequence GTGCGCAGCACCCTCCGCGCCATCCCCACGCTCCTCCGCGTCGGCCTCGCCGAGGCGGTCGCCTACCGGGCCGAGATGCTCGTGTGGCTGCTCTCCACGACGATGCCGCTCGTCATGCTCGCCCTCATGAGCGCCGTCGCCCGCGAGGCGCCCATCGGCCGCTTCGGGCAGGCGGAGTTCGGCGCCTACTACCTCGCCGCGCTGGTGGTGCGGCTCAACGCGGGCGCCTGGGTGATCTGGGAGGTGAACTTCGAGATCCGCCAGGGGACGCTGGCGTACCGGCTCCTGCGGCCCATCCATCCGCTCGTGTCCTACGCCTGCGCCAACGTCGGCGCGATGCCGCTCCGCCTCCTCGCCTCGATCCCCGTCGTCGTCCTCGCGCTGGCGACGCTGGGGACGGGCCGCTTCACCCAGGACCCGCTGCTCCTCGCGCTCTTCCCGCTCACGGTGATCGGCGCGTGGCTCATCACCTTCCTCGCCATGGCGGTCATCGGCGCGCTCGCCTTCGCGATCGACTCGTCCTCGTCCGTGTTCGAGCTGTGGCTCGGGCTCTACGGCGTGTTCTCCGGGTACCTCGTCCCGCTCGAGCTCTTCCCGCGCTGGCTCGAGGTGACCGCGAAGGTGTCGCCGTTCCGCTTCATGCTCTCCTTCCCGGTCGAGATGATCATCGGGCTGACGCCGCGGGCGGACGCGCTGCGCGAGCTCGCCATCCAGTGGACGTACGTGGCCGTGCTCGCGCTCGCCGCCCGGATCACCTGGCGGGCCGGGCTGCGCCGCTTCGCCGCGTTCGGGGGCTGA
- a CDS encoding small ribosomal subunit Rsm22 family protein, with translation MPRAPAEDLARWVPHLVRVWRESRGGSRGPRGAIRGGRHGQRPQPRAAPRGAAADGGLLAPDELREVGAAVARLSRGLTRERELAGARYLDEERLLGAYLLFYWPISYLQARGILSELPRRPRTALDLGSGPAPVAFAALDAGAAEVVAADRSARALASARALAAAAGEPIATREWNPTRGRPLAELAGGRRFDVVTMGHVVNELFPGPDADARRADLLEGALDLVGPGGSLVVIEPALRDTSRALLRVRDLLVARGHAVRAPCLFRGPCPALLRETDWCHAERPIEPPPIVAQLGKAAGLRKEAAKMSYLVLAPKGEGWVEPPPGRVFRVVSEPLASKGRLRYMGCGPEGRVGLSLQEKHVGDGNRRFGALLRGDVVEIAGAEPRGDGLALGEGSSVRVLAPAGRPVPPGERPAGG, from the coding sequence GTGCCGCGCGCTCCCGCCGAAGACCTCGCCCGCTGGGTCCCGCACCTCGTCCGCGTCTGGCGCGAGAGCCGCGGCGGGTCGAGAGGACCTCGCGGCGCGATCCGCGGCGGCAGGCACGGCCAGCGCCCCCAGCCGCGCGCCGCGCCCCGAGGCGCAGCCGCCGACGGGGGCCTGCTCGCGCCCGACGAGCTGCGCGAGGTGGGCGCCGCGGTCGCTCGCCTGTCGAGGGGGCTCACGCGCGAGCGCGAGCTCGCCGGGGCGCGCTACCTGGACGAGGAGCGGCTGCTCGGCGCGTACCTGCTCTTCTACTGGCCCATCTCGTACCTCCAGGCGCGGGGGATCCTCTCCGAGCTGCCGCGCCGCCCGCGCACCGCGCTCGACCTCGGCAGCGGCCCCGCGCCGGTCGCGTTCGCGGCCCTGGACGCCGGCGCCGCCGAGGTGGTCGCCGCGGATCGCTCCGCCCGGGCGCTCGCCTCGGCGCGGGCGCTGGCGGCGGCTGCGGGCGAGCCGATCGCCACGCGCGAGTGGAACCCCACCCGCGGGCGGCCGCTCGCGGAGCTCGCCGGGGGACGCCGCTTCGACGTGGTCACGATGGGCCACGTCGTGAACGAGCTCTTCCCCGGGCCCGACGCCGACGCGCGCAGGGCCGATCTGCTCGAGGGGGCGCTGGACCTCGTCGGGCCGGGCGGCTCGCTCGTGGTCATCGAGCCGGCGCTGCGCGACACCTCCCGCGCGCTGCTCCGCGTGCGCGACCTGCTCGTCGCGCGCGGCCACGCGGTGCGCGCGCCCTGCCTGTTCCGTGGCCCTTGCCCCGCGCTGCTGCGCGAGACCGACTGGTGCCACGCCGAGCGCCCCATCGAGCCACCGCCCATCGTCGCGCAGCTGGGCAAGGCCGCCGGCCTCCGCAAGGAGGCGGCGAAGATGAGCTACCTCGTCCTCGCGCCGAAGGGCGAGGGCTGGGTCGAGCCGCCTCCCGGGCGCGTGTTCCGCGTGGTGTCGGAGCCGCTCGCGTCGAAGGGGCGGCTCCGCTACATGGGGTGCGGGCCCGAGGGGAGGGTGGGGCTCTCCCTGCAGGAGAAGCACGTCGGCGACGGGAACCGCCGCTTCGGAGCGCTCCTCCGCGGCGACGTGGTCGAGATCGCGGGCGCCGAGCCGCGCGGCGACGGGCTCGCGCTCGGCGAGGGGTCGTCGGTGAGGGTCCTCGCCCCCGCAGGGCGGCCGGTCCCGCCGGGCGAGCGGCCGGCGGGGGGATGA
- a CDS encoding ATP-binding cassette domain-containing protein, with protein MIDVRGLRKHYQVHRRPPGLGAALRSVFRRRYETVRAVDGISFSVGEGERVGFLGPNGAGKTTTLKMLSGLLHPTEGELTVAGHVPRRRESAFLKQITLVMGQKQQLLWDLPPAETFAMNRAIYDIPRAQFDETLEELVRLLELGELVQKPTRQLSLGERMKCELAAALLHRPRVLFLDEPTIGLDVSMQATVRSFVRAYNERFGATVLLTSHYMEDVVQLCPRVIVIDRGRLIYDGDLRALALKVRPDKRIVVRFQDANGGGAPRDLARFGQVVSSEPGQATIQVAAEDVSGAVARMLGALAVADLTVEDPPLEEVMSELFRASRERVAEG; from the coding sequence GTGATCGACGTCCGCGGCCTCCGCAAGCACTACCAGGTCCACCGCCGCCCGCCCGGGCTCGGGGCCGCCCTCCGCTCGGTCTTCCGCCGGCGCTACGAGACGGTGCGCGCGGTGGACGGCATCTCTTTCTCGGTCGGTGAAGGGGAGCGCGTCGGCTTCCTCGGCCCGAACGGCGCCGGCAAGACGACGACGCTCAAGATGCTGTCGGGGCTGCTCCACCCGACGGAGGGCGAGCTCACCGTCGCCGGCCACGTGCCGCGCCGGCGGGAGTCCGCCTTCCTGAAGCAGATCACCCTCGTCATGGGCCAGAAGCAGCAGCTCTTGTGGGACCTGCCGCCCGCCGAGACGTTCGCGATGAACCGCGCGATCTACGACATCCCGCGGGCGCAGTTCGACGAGACCCTGGAGGAGCTCGTGCGCCTCCTCGAGCTCGGCGAGCTCGTCCAGAAGCCCACCCGGCAGCTCTCGCTCGGCGAGCGGATGAAGTGCGAGCTCGCCGCCGCGCTCCTGCACCGCCCGCGCGTGCTCTTCCTCGACGAGCCCACCATCGGCCTCGACGTGTCGATGCAGGCCACCGTGCGCAGCTTCGTCCGCGCCTACAACGAGCGGTTCGGCGCGACCGTGCTCCTCACCAGCCACTACATGGAGGACGTCGTCCAGCTCTGCCCGCGCGTCATCGTCATCGATCGCGGCCGGCTCATCTACGACGGCGACCTGCGCGCGCTCGCGCTGAAGGTCCGGCCCGACAAGCGGATCGTGGTGCGCTTCCAGGACGCGAACGGCGGCGGGGCGCCGAGGGACCTCGCGCGCTTCGGCCAGGTGGTGTCGAGCGAGCCCGGCCAGGCGACGATCCAGGTGGCGGCGGAGGACGTCTCGGGCGCGGTGGCGCGCATGCTGGGCGCGCTCGCCGTCGCGGACCTCACCGTGGAGGATCCGCCGCTCGAGGAGGTCATGTCCGAGCTGTTCCGGGCGTCGCGGGAGCGGGTGGCGGAGGGGTGA
- the rnz gene encoding ribonuclease Z yields the protein MLRLTFLGTSAAQPTIHRNLTGLAVRRDRELFLVDCGEGTQRQMIRFGTGFDVDAIFFTHFHADHYLGAIGFLRTLSMQGRTTAMDVYGPRPAKRLLDVMLFTGTERLAFDVRIHEVAPGADVRRDGCLMRPFATVHRTPSVGWALVEDERPGRFHPERAAALGVPKGPLYGALQRGEAVTLGDGRVVQPEQVVEPRRRGRTVVVTGDTRPCAGTIAAARGADLLVHDCTFGDAEQARARETMHSTAREAAGVAREAGVRELVLTHLSTRYDRDWQPLVDEARAEWAGSLSVASDGMTIEVPLPDELAGAPAPG from the coding sequence ATGCTTCGCCTCACCTTCCTCGGCACCTCGGCCGCCCAGCCGACCATCCACCGGAACCTCACCGGCCTCGCGGTGCGCCGCGACCGGGAGCTGTTCCTCGTCGACTGCGGGGAGGGGACGCAGCGGCAGATGATCCGCTTCGGCACCGGCTTCGACGTGGACGCGATCTTCTTCACGCACTTCCACGCCGACCACTACCTCGGCGCCATCGGCTTCCTGCGCACCCTCTCGATGCAGGGGCGCACCACGGCCATGGACGTGTACGGACCCCGCCCGGCGAAGCGCCTCCTCGACGTCATGCTCTTCACCGGGACCGAGCGGCTCGCGTTCGACGTGCGCATCCACGAGGTCGCGCCGGGCGCCGACGTGCGGCGCGACGGCTGTCTCATGCGCCCGTTCGCGACGGTGCACCGCACGCCGTCCGTCGGCTGGGCGCTCGTCGAGGACGAGCGGCCGGGGCGGTTCCACCCGGAGCGCGCCGCCGCGCTGGGCGTGCCGAAGGGTCCCCTGTACGGCGCCCTCCAGCGCGGCGAGGCGGTGACGCTCGGGGACGGGCGCGTGGTGCAGCCGGAGCAGGTGGTCGAGCCGCGCCGCCGCGGCCGTACGGTGGTGGTGACGGGCGACACCCGGCCCTGCGCGGGCACCATCGCCGCGGCGCGGGGCGCGGACCTGCTGGTGCACGACTGCACCTTCGGCGACGCCGAGCAGGCGCGGGCGAGGGAGACGATGCACTCGACCGCCCGCGAGGCGGCGGGCGTCGCGCGCGAGGCGGGCGTCCGCGAGCTCGTGCTGACGCACCTGTCCACCCGCTACGACCGCGACTGGCAGCCGCTCGTGGACGAGGCGCGCGCAGAGTGGGCGGGGTCGCTCTCCGTGGCGAGCGACGGCATGACGATCGAGGTGCCGCTCCCGGACGAGCTGGCCGGCGCGCCCGCTCCGGGTTAG